One region of Cerasicoccus sp. TK19100 genomic DNA includes:
- a CDS encoding acyltransferase — MFFDAWRTAKRGLLGLFWTARDILFFRLSRIICGKNFKSVGRIYWHVHRRGQLMIGSNVRILSSYSANVVGAENRACIQVLPGGFLSIGDCVGISNSTIVCFREITIESNVFIGGGCHIYDTNFHDLNAQRRVSQVDEVIDSAPIILREYCFIGAHAIILKGVEIGRESIIAAGSLVTNNVPAREVWGGVPAKYIRKIDE, encoded by the coding sequence ATGTTTTTTGATGCTTGGCGAACTGCCAAAAGAGGGTTGCTTGGCCTTTTTTGGACTGCCAGAGATATTTTATTTTTCAGGCTGTCCCGAATTATTTGTGGAAAAAATTTTAAGAGTGTTGGTAGGATCTATTGGCATGTCCATCGCCGTGGTCAGTTGATGATTGGGTCCAACGTTCGTATACTGTCGAGCTATTCGGCAAATGTCGTAGGAGCTGAAAACCGAGCATGCATTCAAGTGCTACCAGGTGGGTTTCTGTCCATTGGGGATTGCGTTGGGATAAGTAACTCAACGATTGTATGTTTTCGAGAAATAACAATTGAATCCAATGTGTTCATTGGAGGTGGCTGTCATATTTATGACACTAATTTTCATGATCTTAACGCCCAGAGGCGTGTTTCTCAGGTCGATGAAGTGATTGACTCTGCTCCAATAATTCTAAGAGAGTATTGCTTTATCGGCGCGCATGCCATTATTTTGAAGGGCGTTGAAATTGGACGTGAATCCATCATCGCAGCGGGCTCTTTAGTGACTAATAATGTTCCTGCGAGAGAGGTTTGGGGTGGGGTTCCCGCTAAGTATATTCGTAAAATCGATGAGTGA
- a CDS encoding glycosyltransferase family 4 protein — translation MSDKRLLVIIGCFPFPRGEAASVRVCNFAHAVRESGWDVEVMTYGASGSQENYEIDGVRYVSLFPANGGRLASQLSYYWVPFLLARKIKRRYLGQKNIAVMIYNGVATVNFPIFLAFKSLGAFVLADINESPSSFTGRGGKLSPNYWNFWFSYHWVARKFDLIAGITHSICDYFTRCGLNSVVYPSIGNFASLCNHHDANDPIQLLYMGRFFDRDRPDWMFALLGYLKRSGVLFKLHCVGSETGNAYESKCVEEAFTNYPDLRDNVYFYGRVSECELLNIKRKAIAGFVLRRDHESERTSFPTRLVEMLELGIAVITSPVPDVNSYLTHGKDSIILGMKSLDDDAAMLKRFFEYPDKLADLGKAGWQTGKLHFSARSCAQRVLDEIVL, via the coding sequence ATGAGTGATAAGAGATTGCTAGTGATTATTGGCTGTTTCCCTTTTCCGAGAGGAGAAGCTGCCAGTGTGCGCGTATGCAATTTTGCTCACGCGGTTAGGGAAAGTGGATGGGATGTTGAGGTGATGACTTATGGTGCCTCTGGGTCGCAGGAAAATTATGAAATAGACGGTGTTCGGTACGTGTCGCTTTTTCCTGCTAATGGCGGAAGATTAGCGAGTCAGTTGAGTTATTATTGGGTCCCATTCCTACTGGCTAGAAAAATTAAACGGCGTTATCTTGGTCAAAAGAATATTGCCGTGATGATCTACAATGGAGTGGCTACCGTAAATTTTCCCATATTCTTAGCTTTTAAGTCACTCGGTGCTTTTGTTTTGGCTGACATTAACGAGTCGCCCTCAAGCTTTACGGGGAGGGGGGGGAAATTAAGCCCCAATTACTGGAATTTCTGGTTCTCTTATCATTGGGTTGCGCGAAAATTTGATCTAATTGCTGGGATTACGCATTCTATCTGTGATTATTTTACTCGCTGTGGGCTTAATAGCGTAGTCTATCCTAGTATTGGCAATTTTGCTTCGTTATGCAACCATCACGATGCCAATGATCCAATACAGCTTCTATATATGGGTCGTTTTTTTGACCGAGATCGTCCAGATTGGATGTTTGCTCTGTTGGGGTACCTAAAGCGTAGTGGCGTGTTATTTAAGCTGCATTGCGTGGGAAGTGAAACTGGAAATGCCTATGAGTCTAAATGCGTTGAGGAGGCTTTTACTAACTATCCCGATCTGCGTGATAATGTGTATTTTTATGGTCGTGTTTCTGAGTGTGAGTTGTTGAATATTAAGAGAAAAGCCATCGCCGGATTTGTGCTTCGTCGTGATCATGAGTCTGAGCGTACTTCGTTTCCTACGCGTTTGGTTGAGATGCTTGAGTTAGGCATTGCTGTGATTACTTCGCCTGTGCCCGATGTTAATTCTTATCTTACCCACGGAAAAGATTCTATAATTTTAGGGATGAAATCCCTTGATGATGATGCCGCGATGTTGAAGCGCTTTTTTGAATATCCAGACAAGCTTGCTGACTTGGGCAAAGCAGGGTGGCAAACTGGTAAGTTGCATTTCAGTGCACGGAGTTGCGCCCAGCGTGTCTTGGATGAAATTGTGCTGTGA